Genomic DNA from Bacterioplanes sanyensis:
AACAATTTCTGACCACACAAAAGAACTACAAACGTGGGCAAATGGGCTTAGCCTACGAAATCGTGATCAACTCCAACCCCTGTATTGCCTATCTGATGGAGGAAAATACCCTCACTATGCAGGCATTGGTTATCGCTCACGCGTGTTATGGCCACAATTCCTTTTTTAAAGGCAACTACCTGTTTCGTACATGGACGGACGCCAGCTCAATCATTGACTATTTGTTGTTCGCAAAGCACTACGTTCGTAAATGCGAAGAGCGACATGGCCAAGAGGAAGTGGAACGTATTTTGGACGCGTGTCATGCCCTTCAAAATTACGGTGTCGACCGCTATCGCAGGCCAACACCGATTTCAGCGGCGGAAGAAAAATCACGCCAGCAAGAGCGAGAGTCGATTCTACAACAGCAAGTCAACGATCTGTGGCGTACCCTACCTCAGCGCACTAAAGGTGATGCTCCAGAGAGCCGACGTCGCTTTCCGGAGGAGCCGCAAGAAAACCTGCTGTATTTTATCGAGAAGAATGCTCCCTTACTCGAGCCCTGGCAGCGCGAGTTGATACGTATCGTTAGAAAGATTGCGCAATACTTTTATCCACAACGTCAGACTCAAGTCATGAACGAAGGTTGGGCGACGTTTTGGCACTATACGCTGCTCAATCATTTGTACGATCAGGGTAAGGTTAACGACGGTTTCATCATGGAGTTTCTGACTTCGCACACCAACGTGGTATTTCAGCCCGACTTTGATTCGCCCTACTTTAGCGGCATCAACCCCTACGCTCTGGGGTTCAATATGTTTCGCGATATTCAACGAATCTGTCAAAACCCAACCGACGAAGATCGTGACTGGTTCCCTGATATTGCTGGCAGCGACTGGTTAGAAACCTTGCACTTCGCTATGCGCAATTTCAAAGATGAAAGTTTCATTCAACAGTTCTTGTCGCCGCAGGTGATTCGCGACTTCCATCTCTTTAGCTTGTACGACGATGATGAAAAGTCTCACTACAAAGTTGAAGCCATTCATAACGATGCTGGCTACCGCACTGTGCGTGAAATGCTCGCCAGCCAATACGATTTATCTGTGCGTGAGCCGAATATTCAGGTCGTATCAGTGGATGTTCAGGGAGATCGCTCGATGACGCTGAAGCACACCATGAGCAACAACAAGCCATTGTCTGCCGATGTTCATGAGGTTTTAAAGCATCTGCATTATTTGTGGGGCTTTGATATTCATCTGGAAAGCTACCAGTCTGAGCGCATGATCAAACGCTACAGCTGCCCGGCCATGAGTGTGGATGATATTTAAAGGCTCTAACTAACCATCTAAAAAAACGGCCTCTGTTGAGGCCGTTTTTCGTTACCAAGCAATGACCATATCATCTCGCTGGATGGCTAAATGCTCCGCTGTCAGGCGCATTTCAGCAACCACAAATTGCGGCTGTACCTGTTTTATCACCACTTCCGTCGCCATATCCGTGAGCTCAGTGCGCGGTTCTAAATCTAGGTTATAGAAGGTGCCAGTACGATACACCTTAAAAGTATCACCAGGGCGAATGCCCGCGCCGGCACTGGCTTCGATGTGCAAGCGATGACCACGCGCTTTAACAATGCGCGCCATAAATGGCTGGCAGCGCAATACTTCATCGATGTCATCCACCACACTCGACAACACGTTGCGCACTTCATGACCGTATGGCGTGCGCCAGAACTTCGGTGATGCAAAACCGGGCCGATCTGTGCGCGCGGCTGTCCAATCTCCTTCTGTGGCGTAGCTGCGTTGAAACAACATGGCGCCGCTTAGGCCATCGTGCACAAACACATCGACCACGAACTGACGCTGACGATCTGACCCATCAAACCCCATCAAACTGAGCCAACTATCGCCCTGCACCTCTGAGTGGCTGGCCTCACCAGCCATGGCCAAACTGCGGACCACACCAGAAACAACGTACTGCGCGCCCAGCTGAGTAGCCAATGCGACAGAGGTAGTCAGCCGCTGCTGTGCTGTTTCTGCCGACGGTGCACGACGAGGGTTTTGATACAGGCTAATTCGCGTCGCATCGTACGCATGAATAGCACCGCGATCATTCAAGCTGTTGACCAGTACCCGCGGCAACGCCTGTTCGATATTGTGCAGCGCTCCCATGCTGGCTTCCGTAGGATTGGCCAGACCAAAACCGGCAATGGCGATGGCCTTGCGATAGCGCTGGCTGCTGGCGGGGCACATAGCCTGAGACGATACATCAGCCCGAATGGCGACTTCATACATGCCATCGCGCTGATCTTCCCACAAGACATCGACATTGCTCAGTAGCGAGCGGGTCGATACCCGCACATCATCGCGTTCAATTTTTCCTTTGCTCATCAACTGGGTGCCGCTGACTTGAGCACCGGCGCGTAAGCTGGCGCGGTGCATGGCGTCTTCCAACGCCTGCGAGCGACTGTAGGCAATCGACTTACCCAGCTCAGCACGCCCGACCACTTCGACCGTCATCGCATGCAGAGGTGTGGTCATCCAGCCCAGCAGTAGCAGGGCGAACAAGGCATAGCGTTTCATCACTCAGCCTCCTATTCAATGAAGTAGAAGCCACTATCCGGGCTACTGTTTTCTTGCATCACTCGCTGGCGCTGTGATGACGCGTATTGATCCGTCGACTGCCCTAAGGGAACGCGGCAATCGACATGGAAACGCTGCTGATCGGTGGTTTGCAGACAATTTCTGAACCCTTGATCGACGGTCATCTCTAGCACGGTTTCCACACTGCCATCGGGCAGGATGTCGCTGGAAATCACCCGAGCGCCGTGCATGTAAGCATCGACGTAAGTGCGAAAGCGGTCGTTCTGCACCACCATATCGCGCACCGTCGTTGAGCCCGACAGCTGCATACCATAGACCCGCTCCGCCATGGCCCGAAAGGCGTCGATTTTGGACGCTCTAATGCCCATCAGCCGCCGCTGCACAGAGCTCAGCTTGTTGCCATGATCAATCGCGCCATAACCAACGACTCTCAAGGTCATCGGTGCAACGGGATCCACCTGCTGCTCCACCGGCTGAAAGAAATCCCCGGACTGGCGCGCCTGGTCGTCGATCAGCAAACTCGAACATCCCGTTAGCGCCACCGTCAGCGGCGCCAGTAACCATACCCATTTCATTCGATGTCTCCTGAACAGTTTGCGAGGTGCTTGCAGGGGTTATCGGCGTCAGGCGGTAAAGTTTGAGTCCGAATTTAGCTAATCAATGTCGCGTTACGGCCGCGCAATTTGGCCAACTCAGGGCTAGTCTTGTAAGCAACAGGGCGACTGACCGGATCGCCGGGAATGACACGTTTGCATCGCTGCTAAAGGAATACCCTATGAATAAACCCTCGTTACTGGCCATGGCTGTGGCGTTGGCCTATGTCACAACACCGCTTGCGGCTCCCTTTATGCCCATGGACGCGCGCGGAATGGCCATGGGCCACACCGGGGTGGCCAGTGCTCAACGTGCACACGCTCCAGCCTACAACCCCTCACTGCTGGCACAGGCCGACGACAGCGATGACTTTGCCTTGATCCTGCCGCAACTGGGGGTGCAAGTACGGGATGAAGAAGAACTGGCCCAAACGGCTGAAGACATTAGCGATGATCTGCAACCAAGATTAGAGCGTTTGATTGATGGCGATGGCGCTATCCCTGGCTATGAAGAGCGCATTGAATCGCTGGATGCCGCCATTCGCGCTTTTGATGTCGCCGTACGCAATGCTCTGAATTCTTCCGGCCCTATTGATCAACGCTTGGACGATCTGGCGACCACCAACACAGCGTTGCGCAGTGAACTGGACGACATTGAAGACAGCCTGCAAGAAGTGAATTCCGTCTCAACGGAATTAACCGATGCGCTGCGCTCTATTTCTGGCAACCCGCTGAGTGGACGTCTGGGTGTCGCCGCTTCCATGGCCTTTCCTGGCAAACAGTTTGCCGCCGCTGTCAGTGTGCGTGGCAAAGCCATGTTTTCTGGCCGTGCCTTGTTTACCGACAGCGACCTCGGCCTGATCGATGCGTACGCCCCTGCAGGCTTGCAATATACCCGTGCAGCACAAGCAGCCAGTGATGACGTCGCCCGCGCATTGGAGTTGGCGCAAGATTCACCCGGACAACCGGAAGTCATTTTGCTGGCAGAGTTAAACCGCGATGACAACAACAACGGCGTGCGCGACTTAGAAGAAAACCTGAACAATATTCTTGGCTTTGATTTCACCTCAGAACAAGGGGTCGAAATTTTCCGTGACGGCACACTGACAGAAGAAGCCAGCGACCCAGATCTCGACTCCCGTGTCGAAGGCGTCGGTATTGCCATTGCGGAGGTTGGCTTGTCCTTAGCACGGGAGTTCTCTATTGCAGACCGAGCCGTCGCCATCGGCGTGACCCCAAAAGTGCAACGCGTATCGACCTTCCATTACGTCACTGAGGTCGACAACGAAGAAGAGTTCGAAATCGACGACATCGAGGACTCGCGTGAAGACTACTCCAGCTTCAATATGGACATTGGCGCCTCCATGCGTTTTGGCCATCTATCGCGCATCACCGCCGGTCTGATGATTAAAGATGTGCTCGGTGGCGATTATGACTATCAGGCCACCGAAGTTCGCACCGGACTGAACCCCGCCAACCCCGTCACGGTAAAAGGGGGCACCATCAGTTTGGACCCTCAAGTTCGCGCCGCCATTTCCTACAGCGATGGCACGACTACCCTGGCGTTTGATTTGGACCTCATCGAAAACGATCCGGTGGCCTACGAAATCCCCACCCAATACGCGGCGTTTGGCGCCGAGTTTGATTTGTGGAATACGCTGCAGCTGCGTGGTGGCTACCGCGCCAATCTGGCCGCCACCGACTCCGATGTGATGTCTGCAGGCTTTGGCATCTCGCCCTTCGGCATCCATTTAGACATCGCCGTAGTCGCCAACCCCTCCAAGCTGGAAAAAGAAGCTGGCGTCGCATTGGAAACCGGTTTCTACTTCTAAATGACGCAGTTACACTAACTGCTTGGCCGCTTCGTGCGGCCATTTTTGTTGGTTTATGTGGCTGATGTATTCATGCAAGTCTATTTAGTCGGCGGCGCCGTGCGCGACCGTTTATTGCAACTGCCGGTCAAGGACCGCGACTGGGTGGTGGTGGGCGCCACGCCAGAGCAGCTTTTAGCACAGGGGTATGAGCAAGTAGGCGCGGATTTCCCGGTGTTTCTCCACCCCGACACTCACGAGGAGTACGCTCTGGCACGCACCGAGCGCAAATCGGGTCAGGGTTATCAAGGCTTTGATTGTCGCTTCAGCCCCGACATTACCCTGGAAGAAGACTTGCTGCGTCGCGACCTGACCATCAACGCCATGGCCATGGACGAGCAACAACAGCTGATTGACCCCTACGGCGGCGAGCAGGATTTACGTCACCGCATTTTGCGCCACGTCTCTGACGCCTTTGCCGAGGATCCGTTACGTGTGCTGCGCGTTGCACGCTTTGCTGCGCGTTTACAGCCGCTTGGTTTTACCATCGCGGAAGAAACCCAGGCGCTGATGCATACCATGTATACCAATGGTGAGCTCGAGCATTTGGTCGCCGAGCGTGTATGGCAGGAAACCCAACGCGCGTTGATGGATAACCATCCCCCCACTTACTTTCAGGTGCTGCGTGACTGTGGCGCGCTGGGCGGTTGGTTTGCAGAAATCGATCGTTTGTTTGGCGTCCCCCAGCCAGAGCAGCATCATCCGGAAATCGACTGCGGCATCCATGCATTCATGTGTCTGCAAGCCGCCACCGAGGCCAATGCCAGCCTGGCAGTACGTTGGGCCGCCCTTACCCATGACCTGGGCAAAGCACTGACACCCGCCAGCGAATGGCCCAAACATCACGGCCATGAAAAGCGTGGCCTGAAGCCACTCAAAAGCCTACAGCGACGCTTAAAAGTGCCCAACGATGTGCAACAGCTCGCACAGCTGGTCACCGAGTTTCACACCCATGTTCACCGAGCACAGGAACTGCGGCCAGAAACGTTACTGAAGCTGTTGCAGCAAACAGATGCCTGGCGCCGGCCTGAGCGTTTCAAGGAGTTTTTACTAGCGTGTGAGTGCGATGCCCGTGGCCGCACCGGCTTTGAGCAGTGCGAATATCCACAACGGCCTTACTGTGAGCAAGCTCTCGCGGTGGCCCAAACCGTTGACGCGAAGGACGTCATCACGCCTGGCATGCAAGGCGCCGAGATTGGCCAGGCGCTACAGCAGGCACGTTTGCAAGCATTAAAGGTGTGGCGCGCTCAGGCTTGAACGCTGTGCTCGGGCCAATGAGCGGGCAGGCGCTGTAACGGCTGTTCACTCAGCGTGGGCCAGTCGGCCTGCAATGGCCGCTGACGCAGTGGACACACGGCTTGTGGATAAATATCCAGCAGGGGCCGAAGGACAAATGCGTAGCGCCAGATATCATCACGCGGCAGCGTCAGGGTGCCAAACTCAGTGGGCCAGCTGCCACACTGCTGGTCGTACATCAGTATGTCGACATCCAACGCCCGCGAGGAAAACTTACTGGCGTGCTGGGGACGCCCAAAGTCAAACTCCAAACGCTTCAACGAATGTGCCAGCGCCACCGGTGTTTGCTCAGTATCGATCTCCACCACCAAGTTGATGAACTCAGGGCCATCAAACCCCACCGCAGGCGAGCCATACCAAGGCGATTCCTGCACCAAGGTATGCTGCTGAGCCAAGCAATCAATGCCGCGGCGCAGGTTGTTGTGTGCGTCAATGTTGGAGCCTAGGCCCAAGAAAACCCTACTCACTCAAGCGTACCGCGTTCGATACGCAAGCCCACGGCGCGCGCCTGTGGCACCACTGCCGGTTTTTCCACCCGAATGCTCAACCAGACGATGCCAAACTCCGCCTGCAGCGCGGCCGCCAATCGCTCCAACAGCGACTCCAGCAACTCAAACTGCTGCTGCCCAACAAACTGTTCGACAAATTCGGTCACTGCTTGGTAGTTCAGGGCATAGCGCAAATCGTCGCTGGCAGCGGCTTGGCGAATATCCCACGCCATCTCCAGATCAAAAATCAACGGCTGCTGCAGCTGCTTTTCCCATTCGAACACGCCGATGCGTGCATCAACGGCCAAACCATGAATAAACACCCGATCCATGGTCAGACGTCCACTGCCGGTAGGTCGGTCATCGGCCAGCGAGGCACTACGCTGACGGCCAGCTCACTGTGTTGGCCGGCCAATAAGCGTTGCGTGCCGGCATAGGCGATCATGGCGCCATTGTCTGTGCACAGTTCCGGGCGCGGGTAATACACTCGCCCGCCCAGTGCTTCGGCGGTCGTTTGCAATTTGGCACGCAATTGCCGGTTAGCACCGACACCGCCGGCGATGATCAAACGCTGCACACCGGTTTGTTGCATGGCGCGCTTGCATTTGATCGCCAGGGTATCGACCACGGCGGCCTGAAACCCGGCAGCGATGTCGATTTTATCCTGCTCGGCTAATACACCGTCGACGGCGCAATTGAGAATGGTGGTACGGGTAAAGGTTTTCAGGCCGCTGAAACTGAAATCCAACCCAGGACGGTCAGTCATTGGTCGCGGGAAGGCGAAGCGCTGGGCGTCGCCCTGATCGGCCAAGGCGCTCAGCGCAGGTCCGCCGGGGTAAGGCAAATTCATCATTTTGGCGGCTTTATCGAAGGCTTCTCCGGCAGCATCGTCGAGGGATTCCCCCAGCAACTCGTAACGACCGATGCCTTCTACTTTGACCAATTGGGTGTGACCGCCGGATACCAGCAACGCAATGAAAGGAAAGTCAGGTTGTTCGTCTTCCAGCATCGGCGCCAATAAATGACCTTCCATATGATGCACGCCGATGGCGGGAATGTTTAGCGCCCAGGCCAAGCTGTTGCCCAAACAAGCACCGACCAACAGCGCTCCCACTAAGCCTGGGCCTGAGGTAAAAGCGATGCCATCGACTTGCTCGAGTGTCAGGCCAGCGTCGTCCAACACTTCCTGAATCAGTGGTTTGGCCTTGCGAATATGGTCGCGGGAGGCCAATTCTGGCACTACGCCGCCGTATTCTGCATGCACCTGAATCTGTGAATACACGCGATGGCCGAGCAAACCTCGCTCGCTGTCGTAGAGTGCTATACCGGTCTCATCACAGGATGTTTCTAGCCCTAATACCCGCATGTGGGCCCCCGAAAATGGCAAGGGCGGCAATGATACGCGGCCATACGGTTAAAATCCATGCAGAGGTTTTGCAATCCGCGGGCAAACTCTTTAGAATGCCCGCCCTCTAACTGGGGGTCGTGGTTCCCCCAATGAACGAACATTTATAGATAAGGTGATTGGATGCCAGCTGTAAAAGTGAAAGAAAACGAGCCATTCGACGTAGCACTGCGTCGTTTCAAGCGTTCTTGTGAAAAAGCCGGTGTACTGTCTGAAGTACGTCGTCGTGAGCACTATGAGAAGCCAACTTGGGTGCGTAAGCGCAAAGCAGCGGCTGCTGTTAAGCGTCACCTGAAGAAGCTGCAGCGCGAACAGCGCAAGATGACTCGCCTGTACTAATCAGCTTTTTGCCTGAACTGAGAACAGGGAGCCGCTCGTGAGCACACTGGTTCAAACCATTAAAGACGCTGTTAAAGACGCTATGCGGGCGAAAGATAAGCCCCGTCTGAGCGCTTTGCGTCTGATTACTGCTGAGTTCAAACGCGTTGAAGTGGATGAGCGAATCGACGTCACTGACGAACGTGCACTGGCCATTCTCGATAAGATGGTCAAGCAACGTCGTGACTCTATTGCTCAGTACCAAGACGCTGGCCGCGATGAGCTGGCCGACGCTGAGCAGCAGGAAATCAACGTAATCAGCGAATTTTTGCCAGAGTCTCTGAGCGAAGAAGAGTTGGCCAAACTGGTGGCTGATGCCGTTGCACAGTCCGGTGCTGCAGGAATGCAGGACATGGGCAAAGTCATGGGCATCCTCAAACCACAAGTGCAAGGTCGTGCTGATATGGCACAGGTCAGCCAACTGGTTAAGTCGCAACTGGGATAAACACCTGTCCCTGTGCAGGCTATCGAAAGCGTTAGCGGCTCGCCGCTAGCGCTTTTGTTGTTTCTTGGCAGCTGCCACAAAGCGCTACTTTCAATCGTCGCAGCCACGCCTGCCGACCCTGCGCCCGTAGCGTGAAATGCTGCATGACGTCGCCAAGTGATATCGCAGCGCTGTGACACGACGCTGTCGACACTCACAAACTCACAGCCAAGACAGCACAGCGCCACAGCCTAAATTCATGCTTGGCCAGCGCCGGCTTTGCACCGTATTCTGTTAAACCT
This window encodes:
- a CDS encoding SpoVR family protein, encoding MSDYISTESDWTFDLLEQYDAEIAKAAAHYGLDTYPNQIEVISAEQMMDAYSSVGMPIGYNHWSYGKQFLTTQKNYKRGQMGLAYEIVINSNPCIAYLMEENTLTMQALVIAHACYGHNSFFKGNYLFRTWTDASSIIDYLLFAKHYVRKCEERHGQEEVERILDACHALQNYGVDRYRRPTPISAAEEKSRQQERESILQQQVNDLWRTLPQRTKGDAPESRRRFPEEPQENLLYFIEKNAPLLEPWQRELIRIVRKIAQYFYPQRQTQVMNEGWATFWHYTLLNHLYDQGKVNDGFIMEFLTSHTNVVFQPDFDSPYFSGINPYALGFNMFRDIQRICQNPTDEDRDWFPDIAGSDWLETLHFAMRNFKDESFIQQFLSPQVIRDFHLFSLYDDDEKSHYKVEAIHNDAGYRTVREMLASQYDLSVREPNIQVVSVDVQGDRSMTLKHTMSNNKPLSADVHEVLKHLHYLWGFDIHLESYQSERMIKRYSCPAMSVDDI
- a CDS encoding flagellar assembly protein FlgT; protein product: MKRYALFALLLLGWMTTPLHAMTVEVVGRAELGKSIAYSRSQALEDAMHRASLRAGAQVSGTQLMSKGKIERDDVRVSTRSLLSNVDVLWEDQRDGMYEVAIRADVSSQAMCPASSQRYRKAIAIAGFGLANPTEASMGALHNIEQALPRVLVNSLNDRGAIHAYDATRISLYQNPRRAPSAETAQQRLTTSVALATQLGAQYVVSGVVRSLAMAGEASHSEVQGDSWLSLMGFDGSDRQRQFVVDVFVHDGLSGAMLFQRSYATEGDWTAARTDRPGFASPKFWRTPYGHEVRNVLSSVVDDIDEVLRCQPFMARIVKARGHRLHIEASAGAGIRPGDTFKVYRTGTFYNLDLEPRTELTDMATEVVIKQVQPQFVVAEMRLTAEHLAIQRDDMVIAW
- a CDS encoding LPP20 family lipoprotein — its product is MKWVWLLAPLTVALTGCSSLLIDDQARQSGDFFQPVEQQVDPVAPMTLRVVGYGAIDHGNKLSSVQRRLMGIRASKIDAFRAMAERVYGMQLSGSTTVRDMVVQNDRFRTYVDAYMHGARVISSDILPDGSVETVLEMTVDQGFRNCLQTTDQQRFHVDCRVPLGQSTDQYASSQRQRVMQENSSPDSGFYFIE
- the traF gene encoding conjugal transfer protein TraF, with amino-acid sequence MNKPSLLAMAVALAYVTTPLAAPFMPMDARGMAMGHTGVASAQRAHAPAYNPSLLAQADDSDDFALILPQLGVQVRDEEELAQTAEDISDDLQPRLERLIDGDGAIPGYEERIESLDAAIRAFDVAVRNALNSSGPIDQRLDDLATTNTALRSELDDIEDSLQEVNSVSTELTDALRSISGNPLSGRLGVAASMAFPGKQFAAAVSVRGKAMFSGRALFTDSDLGLIDAYAPAGLQYTRAAQAASDDVARALELAQDSPGQPEVILLAELNRDDNNNGVRDLEENLNNILGFDFTSEQGVEIFRDGTLTEEASDPDLDSRVEGVGIAIAEVGLSLAREFSIADRAVAIGVTPKVQRVSTFHYVTEVDNEEEFEIDDIEDSREDYSSFNMDIGASMRFGHLSRITAGLMIKDVLGGDYDYQATEVRTGLNPANPVTVKGGTISLDPQVRAAISYSDGTTTLAFDLDLIENDPVAYEIPTQYAAFGAEFDLWNTLQLRGGYRANLAATDSDVMSAGFGISPFGIHLDIAVVANPSKLEKEAGVALETGFYF
- a CDS encoding multifunctional CCA addition/repair protein produces the protein MQVYLVGGAVRDRLLQLPVKDRDWVVVGATPEQLLAQGYEQVGADFPVFLHPDTHEEYALARTERKSGQGYQGFDCRFSPDITLEEDLLRRDLTINAMAMDEQQQLIDPYGGEQDLRHRILRHVSDAFAEDPLRVLRVARFAARLQPLGFTIAEETQALMHTMYTNGELEHLVAERVWQETQRALMDNHPPTYFQVLRDCGALGGWFAEIDRLFGVPQPEQHHPEIDCGIHAFMCLQAATEANASLAVRWAALTHDLGKALTPASEWPKHHGHEKRGLKPLKSLQRRLKVPNDVQQLAQLVTEFHTHVHRAQELRPETLLKLLQQTDAWRRPERFKEFLLACECDARGRTGFEQCEYPQRPYCEQALAVAQTVDAKDVITPGMQGAEIGQALQQARLQALKVWRAQA
- the folK gene encoding 2-amino-4-hydroxy-6-hydroxymethyldihydropteridine diphosphokinase; amino-acid sequence: MSRVFLGLGSNIDAHNNLRRGIDCLAQQHTLVQESPWYGSPAVGFDGPEFINLVVEIDTEQTPVALAHSLKRLEFDFGRPQHASKFSSRALDVDILMYDQQCGSWPTEFGTLTLPRDDIWRYAFVLRPLLDIYPQAVCPLRQRPLQADWPTLSEQPLQRLPAHWPEHSVQA
- the folB gene encoding dihydroneopterin aldolase, with amino-acid sequence MDRVFIHGLAVDARIGVFEWEKQLQQPLIFDLEMAWDIRQAAASDDLRYALNYQAVTEFVEQFVGQQQFELLESLLERLAAALQAEFGIVWLSIRVEKPAVVPQARAVGLRIERGTLE
- the tsaD gene encoding tRNA (adenosine(37)-N6)-threonylcarbamoyltransferase complex transferase subunit TsaD, whose protein sequence is MRVLGLETSCDETGIALYDSERGLLGHRVYSQIQVHAEYGGVVPELASRDHIRKAKPLIQEVLDDAGLTLEQVDGIAFTSGPGLVGALLVGACLGNSLAWALNIPAIGVHHMEGHLLAPMLEDEQPDFPFIALLVSGGHTQLVKVEGIGRYELLGESLDDAAGEAFDKAAKMMNLPYPGGPALSALADQGDAQRFAFPRPMTDRPGLDFSFSGLKTFTRTTILNCAVDGVLAEQDKIDIAAGFQAAVVDTLAIKCKRAMQQTGVQRLIIAGGVGANRQLRAKLQTTAEALGGRVYYPRPELCTDNGAMIAYAGTQRLLAGQHSELAVSVVPRWPMTDLPAVDV
- the rpsU gene encoding 30S ribosomal protein S21, which gives rise to MPAVKVKENEPFDVALRRFKRSCEKAGVLSEVRRREHYEKPTWVRKRKAAAAVKRHLKKLQREQRKMTRLY
- a CDS encoding GatB/YqeY domain-containing protein; translation: MSTLVQTIKDAVKDAMRAKDKPRLSALRLITAEFKRVEVDERIDVTDERALAILDKMVKQRRDSIAQYQDAGRDELADAEQQEINVISEFLPESLSEEELAKLVADAVAQSGAAGMQDMGKVMGILKPQVQGRADMAQVSQLVKSQLG